From Alteribacter lacisalsi, a single genomic window includes:
- a CDS encoding diacylglycerol kinase encodes MVKKARLIYNPSSGRETVKKHLPYILERLEKEGYEASAHATTGKDCAKKAAAAASDRGFDLVVAAGGDGTINEVINGMAEKEHRPTLGLIPGGTTNDFARALQIPREIEGACDVFCNGLKKSIDIGKISDQHFINIAGGGTLTELTYEVPSRLKTMMGQLAYYVKGFEKLPRIRPVQVTIEYDGKWFEGEIMLFLVANTNSVGGFEKLAPDAFINDGLFDLLIVKKTNLADVVRLTGAAMRGDHINDESIIYVQASRIKIHSEKEMHLNLDGEYGGKLPGEFVNLHNHFEMMVPNKKLSNFQDLY; translated from the coding sequence ATGGTTAAAAAAGCGAGACTCATCTACAATCCCTCTTCAGGGCGTGAAACAGTAAAAAAGCATCTTCCATATATCCTCGAACGGCTTGAAAAAGAAGGCTACGAGGCGTCGGCCCATGCCACAACGGGAAAAGACTGTGCCAAAAAGGCCGCAGCAGCCGCATCGGACCGGGGCTTCGACCTGGTCGTGGCAGCCGGCGGCGACGGGACGATCAACGAAGTGATCAACGGCATGGCCGAAAAAGAGCACCGGCCGACTCTCGGGCTCATTCCCGGCGGCACGACGAACGATTTTGCCCGTGCCCTTCAGATTCCCCGCGAAATTGAAGGGGCGTGTGACGTTTTCTGTAACGGACTGAAAAAGTCGATCGACATCGGTAAAATCAGCGACCAGCATTTTATCAATATTGCCGGGGGCGGCACCCTCACTGAGCTTACGTATGAGGTGCCGAGCCGTCTGAAAACGATGATGGGCCAGCTCGCGTACTACGTGAAAGGCTTTGAAAAGCTGCCCCGGATCCGTCCGGTCCAGGTGACGATCGAGTACGACGGCAAATGGTTCGAAGGGGAGATCATGCTCTTTCTTGTGGCCAACACAAATTCCGTCGGCGGCTTTGAAAAGCTCGCCCCGGACGCGTTTATTAACGACGGCCTGTTCGATTTACTGATCGTGAAGAAAACGAACCTCGCTGACGTGGTCCGCCTCACAGGCGCCGCCATGCGCGGCGACCATATTAACGACGAAAGCATCATCTATGTGCAGGCAAGCCGGATCAAGATCCATTCCGAAAAGGAGATGCATTTGAACCTGGACGGCGAATACGGCGGCAAGCTCCCCGGCGAGTTCGTGAACCTGCACAATCACTTCGAGATG
- a CDS encoding DinB family protein: protein MENLHMEHHFSRIYEQRDHFLTKTRPLHDRVWTRPQPEKWSIGETYYHLYLMVKRLRQLNNIYLPLLSPIAKRKKKEGFPKQSEDIYTLYKKKNGKSMRSPFVLLPPKNAKDRMTFHHLVGCTSRETRKLEAQVLSLNEAAAGHIRYPDPLAHYPNIFQSIDLLGIHERHHFQLCERYYQLN, encoded by the coding sequence ATGGAAAATCTGCATATGGAACATCATTTCAGCCGCATTTATGAGCAACGAGACCATTTTCTTACCAAGACCCGCCCTCTGCATGATCGGGTGTGGACCCGACCCCAACCTGAAAAATGGTCAATTGGGGAGACCTATTATCACCTTTATCTGATGGTTAAGCGGTTGAGACAGTTAAATAATATTTACCTTCCACTACTCAGTCCAATAGCAAAAAGGAAAAAAAAAGAGGGCTTTCCTAAACAGAGTGAAGACATTTATACGCTTTATAAAAAGAAGAACGGTAAATCCATGAGATCTCCTTTTGTTCTTCTCCCGCCGAAGAATGCGAAAGACAGAATGACTTTTCATCACCTTGTTGGCTGTACCAGCCGTGAAACAAGGAAGTTAGAAGCACAGGTTTTATCCTTGAATGAAGCAGCTGCCGGCCACATCCGGTATCCGGATCCACTTGCACATTATCCAAATATCTTTCAAAGTATTGATTTGCTTGGCATTCATGAAAGACATCACTTTCAGCTCTGTGAAAGGTACTATCAGCTAAACTAA
- a CDS encoding DUF5658 family protein has translation MLAAIAVLNLTDAILTIIGLHYDVIREANPLMA, from the coding sequence ATGCTCGCCGCCATCGCTGTGCTGAACCTGACCGATGCCATCCTTACCATCATTGGCCTTCACTACGACGTCATCCGCGAAGCCAACCCGCTCATGGCCTAG
- a CDS encoding amidohydrolase has product MKAYTNATVLDGLGNTYERAVVLIDSEKIIGVGEHISVPADADVIDCEERFVTPGIIDVHTHLGVHESGVGVEGQDFNETSQPLTPHIRALDAINPREQGFQDARECGVTTVQVMPGSANVIGGEMVVLKTAGHVVDEMVIRNPSGMKGAFGENPKRVYSGKQVSPMTRMGVAALMRETFMKAQDYREKKARGEVKERDLGMEQLLPVLERKIPLRTHAHRADDILTAIRISREFDIELTVEHCTEGHLIPEQVAAAGVHVSVGPTMSTRSKVELADKGFHTLVALDEHEVPVSITTDHPVIGIEYLITSAVNAVKAGLSEETALRAITSQAARHIGVDDRVGSLEEGKDADLVVWTKHPFDAYTDVVETVVNGETVFRREM; this is encoded by the coding sequence ATGAAGGCTTATACGAATGCGACGGTACTGGATGGACTTGGCAATACATATGAACGGGCGGTCGTGCTGATCGACAGCGAAAAGATTATCGGGGTCGGCGAGCACATTTCCGTGCCTGCGGATGCGGATGTGATTGACTGTGAGGAGCGGTTTGTGACGCCGGGTATTATAGATGTCCATACCCATCTTGGGGTGCATGAAAGCGGGGTTGGTGTGGAAGGCCAGGATTTTAATGAGACGTCCCAGCCGCTTACGCCGCATATCCGTGCGCTTGATGCGATTAACCCTCGGGAGCAGGGCTTTCAGGATGCCCGGGAGTGCGGGGTGACGACAGTGCAGGTGATGCCGGGGAGCGCGAACGTGATCGGCGGCGAGATGGTGGTTTTGAAGACGGCGGGTCATGTGGTCGATGAAATGGTGATCCGCAACCCGTCCGGGATGAAGGGTGCATTCGGGGAGAACCCGAAGCGGGTTTACAGCGGCAAGCAGGTGTCGCCGATGACACGGATGGGCGTCGCGGCGCTTATGCGGGAGACGTTCATGAAAGCGCAGGATTACCGGGAGAAAAAAGCGCGAGGCGAGGTAAAGGAGCGGGATCTCGGTATGGAACAGCTCCTGCCGGTGCTTGAACGGAAGATTCCACTTCGCACCCATGCACACCGGGCCGATGATATTTTAACCGCGATTCGGATTTCCAGGGAATTTGATATCGAGCTGACGGTGGAGCACTGCACCGAGGGACATCTGATTCCCGAGCAGGTGGCAGCAGCCGGGGTGCACGTGTCGGTCGGTCCGACGATGAGCACGCGCTCGAAGGTGGAGCTGGCGGATAAGGGGTTCCATACACTTGTGGCACTCGATGAGCATGAGGTGCCAGTGTCGATTACGACGGATCACCCGGTGATCGGGATCGAGTATCTGATCACATCGGCGGTAAACGCGGTCAAGGCCGGACTGAGCGAGGAAACAGCTCTTCGAGCGATAACGAGCCAGGCGGCGCGGCACATCGGTGTGGATGACCGGGTCGGTTCCCTTGAGGAGGGCAAGGACGCGGATCTGGTGGTGTGGACGAAGCATCCGTTCGACGCCTACACCGACGTGGTTGAAACCGTCGTAAACGGCGAAACCGTGTTCAGGCGGGAAATGTGA
- a CDS encoding 2OG-Fe(II) oxygenase, producing the protein MFSFSGNSVEVDGREMAVSLLSAEPAIAVFENVLDDAECDAVIEVSRAHLKRSKIGTDKREHAMRTSSGVFLDEHYSPVVSEVERRLSVMMGMPLTNAEDLHVLHYQPGEEYRAHMDSFTRAEVNNRIATMIVYLNDVEEGGETVFPKLGLSIPPKRGTAVYFEYFYSEQKTNALTLHAGSPVVQGEKWAATLWVRRQQIRE; encoded by the coding sequence ATGTTCTCTTTTTCAGGGAATTCGGTGGAAGTCGACGGACGGGAGATGGCGGTCAGCCTGCTTTCAGCGGAGCCGGCAATCGCGGTTTTTGAGAATGTCCTGGATGATGCGGAGTGCGATGCAGTGATTGAGGTTAGCCGCGCACATCTAAAACGCTCGAAGATTGGCACGGACAAGCGCGAGCACGCGATGCGGACGAGCAGCGGTGTTTTTCTTGATGAGCATTATTCTCCGGTTGTATCAGAAGTGGAGCGCCGGCTAAGTGTGATGATGGGGATGCCCCTGACCAATGCAGAGGACCTGCACGTGCTCCATTACCAGCCGGGCGAGGAATATCGCGCGCACATGGACTCGTTTACGAGAGCCGAAGTGAACAACCGGATTGCGACGATGATTGTGTACTTGAATGATGTGGAGGAAGGCGGGGAAACCGTGTTTCCGAAGCTGGGTCTCTCAATTCCGCCAAAACGGGGAACAGCGGTGTACTTTGAATATTTCTATTCTGAACAGAAAACGAACGCCCTTACGCTTCACGCCGGCTCGCCGGTGGTGCAGGGGGAAAAATGGGCGGCGACGCTCTGGGTCCGCCGGCAGCAGATCCGCGAGTAA
- a CDS encoding alpha/beta fold hydrolase, which produces MILHTNVTGRGKPLLFLHSGLMTGEAEFPEQVRCFSSTRMVVTMDLTGHGRSVFHGELTFERMAEDVAETLDHLNIRSSDTAGVSIGALVAVHFAANAQEKVDRLILSGLFLERPVTWPEIIDQQLTKQQAMLKNNVVGAHYDQLHGENDWRRLMALTADPDWYPFRTIRSFLHRRKETLILCGEQAEEEVEMDRQAAARYGHLRFETVPGAGHLPHSDQPDLFNQAVKGYLENGSVRFGMDIQYR; this is translated from the coding sequence ATGATACTGCACACGAACGTCACCGGCAGGGGAAAACCGCTGCTTTTTTTACATTCAGGGCTGATGACAGGGGAAGCGGAGTTTCCGGAACAGGTGCGCTGTTTTTCCAGTACAAGAATGGTGGTGACGATGGACCTGACCGGCCACGGCCGCTCCGTTTTTCACGGCGAATTGACGTTTGAGAGGATGGCTGAGGACGTGGCGGAGACGCTTGATCACCTGAATATCCGCAGTTCAGATACGGCCGGTGTCTCGATCGGAGCACTCGTCGCTGTCCATTTTGCTGCGAACGCTCAGGAAAAAGTGGACCGGCTCATTTTGAGCGGCCTTTTTCTCGAACGGCCCGTTACCTGGCCGGAGATTATCGACCAGCAGCTCACGAAGCAGCAGGCCATGCTCAAAAACAACGTGGTCGGCGCACATTACGACCAGCTGCACGGGGAAAACGACTGGCGGCGGCTGATGGCGCTCACCGCTGACCCTGACTGGTATCCGTTCCGCACGATCCGTTCTTTTTTACATAGAAGAAAAGAAACGCTCATTCTCTGTGGGGAACAGGCGGAGGAGGAAGTGGAGATGGACCGGCAGGCAGCCGCCAGGTACGGGCATCTTCGCTTTGAAACGGTGCCCGGCGCCGGTCATTTACCTCATTCCGATCAGCCGGACCTGTTTAACCAGGCGGTGAAAGGTTATTTGGAAAACGGTTCAGTTCGGTTCGGAATGGACATACAGTATAGGTAA